From Micromonospora echinospora, one genomic window encodes:
- a CDS encoding serine/threonine-protein kinase, with translation MRCTRTPDCTGTVDETGFCDRCGLAPRRADRSPRPGSEPAPPPAGPTWRVADLVSLPVLVFPTDQRVRRDPAVPEHQRFCAHCGGPVGRGGEDRLDHGYCGRCQTPFAFVPDLRHGDRVADQYEVVGYLARGGLGQVYLAKDTHLDDNPVALKRLIDKTNRHALRVEVSERRYLTTLDHPAIVRIFNFVTAPDRLFGGQTSYLVMEYLNGMSLAELCLAARDPARPDVSLPLEHILAYAHEILAALDYLHRRGLLYTDLHPGNVIRVADRIKLIDLGGVRRADDRSSPMVGTPLYRVSDRELETYGTTVRSDLYAVGVLLAELSRGLVPGPEVPPGDVDVGVESFLRLVRRARHGRPEHRFASATDMSEQIKGVLHELLPPRSVHEQPASSTVFAPTPALLDAGLGTVPPLERWTTPEGGAVHAHGRPAPAAVATGLPVPRPVPGDPAAEFLTTVGALDPENLLDGLASFDAPSVEIELARCRARLELGDPPRAWDALTAAEKLLDDVPADWRVTWHHALLALTQGDVPRAGDLFDAVYGELPGEVAPKLALAYCAEHVGDTVRATRYYEAVWRRDRLTASAAFGLARLRLAGRNRAGAVAALDGVPRFSRHHDTARIAAVRALTTRLGDGPPDAATLNEAVRRLTELRLDGGSPHGEARDRLTTTVLEAALERVLATGPDGLDGGGMFGDPPSENALRRRLARSFRGLARQQARNRNDHGVLLDRANTVRPLTLL, from the coding sequence ATGCGCTGCACCCGCACCCCCGACTGCACCGGCACGGTCGACGAGACCGGCTTCTGCGACCGGTGCGGGCTGGCTCCCCGGCGCGCCGACCGGTCGCCGCGCCCCGGGTCGGAGCCGGCGCCGCCGCCGGCCGGTCCGACCTGGAGGGTCGCCGACCTGGTCTCCCTTCCCGTGCTGGTGTTCCCGACCGACCAGCGGGTCCGGCGCGACCCGGCGGTCCCCGAGCACCAGCGGTTCTGCGCCCACTGTGGGGGCCCGGTCGGACGCGGCGGCGAGGACCGCCTGGACCACGGCTACTGCGGCCGGTGCCAGACCCCGTTCGCCTTCGTCCCCGACCTGCGGCACGGCGACCGGGTCGCCGACCAGTACGAGGTCGTCGGCTACCTGGCCCGGGGCGGTCTCGGCCAGGTGTACCTCGCCAAGGACACCCACCTGGACGACAACCCGGTGGCCCTCAAGCGGTTGATCGACAAGACCAACCGGCACGCCCTGAGGGTGGAGGTCTCCGAGCGGCGCTACCTGACCACGCTCGACCACCCCGCCATCGTCCGGATCTTCAACTTCGTCACCGCCCCGGACCGGCTCTTCGGGGGGCAGACCAGCTACCTCGTGATGGAGTACCTCAACGGGATGTCCCTGGCGGAACTCTGCCTGGCCGCCCGCGATCCGGCCCGGCCGGACGTCTCGCTGCCACTGGAACACATCCTCGCGTACGCCCACGAGATCCTGGCCGCGTTGGACTACCTGCACCGTCGGGGGCTGCTCTACACCGACCTGCACCCCGGGAACGTGATCCGCGTCGCCGACCGGATCAAGCTGATCGACCTCGGCGGGGTGCGCCGGGCCGACGACCGGTCCAGCCCGATGGTGGGGACCCCGCTGTACCGGGTGAGCGACCGGGAGCTGGAGACGTACGGCACCACGGTCCGCTCCGACCTGTACGCGGTCGGGGTGCTGCTCGCGGAGCTGAGCCGTGGGCTCGTCCCCGGGCCGGAGGTCCCGCCCGGCGACGTCGACGTCGGGGTGGAGTCGTTCCTCCGGTTGGTCCGGCGGGCACGGCACGGCCGGCCGGAGCACCGTTTCGCCTCCGCCACCGACATGTCGGAGCAGATCAAGGGGGTGCTGCACGAGCTGCTGCCGCCCCGGTCGGTGCACGAGCAGCCTGCCTCGTCCACCGTCTTCGCGCCGACCCCCGCGCTGCTCGACGCGGGGCTCGGCACGGTGCCGCCGCTGGAGCGCTGGACCACGCCGGAGGGCGGCGCGGTACACGCGCACGGTCGTCCCGCTCCGGCCGCCGTGGCCACCGGCCTGCCGGTGCCCCGTCCCGTGCCCGGCGACCCCGCCGCCGAGTTCCTCACCACCGTCGGGGCGCTCGACCCGGAGAACCTGCTGGACGGTCTCGCCTCCTTCGACGCCCCCTCCGTCGAGATCGAGCTCGCCCGGTGCCGGGCCCGGCTGGAGCTGGGCGACCCGCCCCGCGCCTGGGACGCGCTCACCGCCGCCGAGAAGCTGCTCGACGACGTGCCGGCCGACTGGCGGGTGACCTGGCACCACGCGCTGCTCGCGCTCACCCAGGGCGACGTTCCCCGGGCCGGTGACCTCTTCGACGCGGTGTACGGGGAACTCCCCGGCGAGGTCGCGCCGAAGCTGGCCCTCGCCTACTGTGCCGAGCACGTCGGTGACACCGTCCGGGCGACCCGCTACTACGAGGCGGTGTGGCGACGGGACCGGCTGACGGCGAGCGCCGCGTTCGGCCTGGCCCGGCTCCGGCTGGCCGGGCGGAACCGGGCCGGGGCGGTGGCCGCCCTCGACGGTGTCCCCCGGTTCTCCCGGCACCACGACACCGCCCGGATCGCCGCCGTCCGGGCGCTCACCACTCGGCTCGGCGACGGGCCGCCCGACGCGGCGACCCTGAACGAGGCGGTCCGACGCCTCACCGAGCTGCGGCTCGACGGTGGCAGCCCGCACGGCGAGGCGCGGGACCGACTGACCACGACCGTCCTTGAGGCGGCACTGGAACGGGTCCTGGCCACCGGCCCGGACGGACTGGACGGCGGCGGCATGTTCGGTGACCCGCCCTCGGAGAACGCCCTGCGACGCCGGCTCGCCCGGTCCTTCCGCGGCCTCGCCCGACAACAGGCCCGCAACCGCAACGACCACGGCGTGCTCCTCGACCGGGCGAACACGGTACGTCCCCTGACCCTGCTGTGA
- a CDS encoding zinc ribbon domain-containing protein, which yields MPTTPLGFDVHLDHDRHLSPGDRELHAILTVAVRAGAGRPAAGPDRPRSAGVAVVDGAESTARPPAGTAAAAIDPLPVPQVRIRIRTVAPNRVLFCRQVHPTVRDLVGVPVDDRTVDHPTGPWGEERREYHLCLAVDGTDRPRDEDLLAARVDLVVDGAARTPPVAVLVQWTDDLTLSSRVDPRVAYHSGVAEPDGPTSDDVERYDSDDPAAVDGLLGRAVRLAAVAGDTRRLEELGLLVDVEEPPPPAPTVTDGEVRSCRCGRESPPGTRYCERCGAELDVPGPVST from the coding sequence GTGCCGACCACCCCCCTCGGCTTCGACGTGCACCTCGACCACGACCGCCACCTCTCCCCCGGCGACCGCGAGCTGCACGCGATCCTCACCGTCGCGGTGCGCGCCGGGGCCGGGCGACCGGCGGCCGGACCCGACCGACCGCGATCCGCCGGGGTCGCCGTCGTCGACGGCGCGGAGTCCACGGCCCGCCCGCCGGCCGGGACGGCCGCCGCCGCGATCGACCCGCTACCGGTGCCGCAGGTGCGGATCCGGATCCGGACCGTCGCGCCGAACCGGGTGCTGTTCTGCCGGCAGGTCCACCCGACCGTGCGGGACCTGGTCGGCGTACCGGTCGACGACCGGACGGTGGACCATCCGACCGGCCCGTGGGGCGAGGAGCGCCGCGAGTACCACCTCTGCCTGGCGGTGGACGGCACGGACCGGCCCCGGGACGAGGACCTGCTGGCCGCCCGGGTCGACCTGGTCGTGGACGGCGCCGCCCGGACACCACCGGTGGCCGTCCTGGTGCAGTGGACGGACGACCTGACCCTCTCCAGCCGGGTCGATCCCCGGGTCGCGTACCACAGTGGCGTGGCGGAACCGGACGGGCCGACCTCCGACGACGTCGAGCGCTACGACAGTGACGACCCTGCGGCCGTCGACGGTCTCCTGGGACGGGCGGTCCGGCTGGCCGCCGTGGCCGGAGACACCCGCCGGCTGGAGGAACTGGGGCTGCTGGTCGACGTGGAGGAGCCGCCGCCACCCGCGCCGACGGTGACCGACGGCGAGGTCCGGTCCTGCCGGTGCGGCCGGGAGTCGCCTCCGGGCACCCGGTACTGCGAACGGTGCGGAGCGGAACTCGACGTCCCGGGACCGGTGTCGACGTGA